The Pontibacter korlensis sequence ATTGCATACCAAGGCATATCCCCATAAAAGGAATGTTATTCTCACGAACAAAACGGATAGCCTCCAGCTTGCCTTTGAAGCCACGCTCTCCGAAGCCAGGAGCAACAAGTACTCCGTCCATGTTCTGGAGCAGGGTTGCTACGTTCTCATCGTTAACATTCTCAGACTGAAACCACTTGATGTTCACCTTGCACTCGTTGGCAGAACCAGCATGCACGAAAGACTCGATAATAGACTTATAGGCATCTGGTAACTCCACATACTTACCTACAAGAGCTATGTTTACTTCAGAAGTAGGGTTCTTTAGTTTACCCAGGAATTCCTTCCAGGTGTCAAGATTAGGATCAGCCTTATGTGTTAGTTTCAGCTTGGCAATCACGCGCTCATCCAGCTTCTCCTTGCGCATCAGCAGGGGCACGTCATAAATAGTCTCAGCGTCTATAGATTCTATAACAGAGTTTTGCTTGACATTACAGAACAGTGCAATTTTCTTGCGAAGATCTGATGGTATAGGATGCTCTGAGCGGCAAACCAAGATATCAGGTTGCACGCCGGCCTCAGAAAGGTCGCGTACAGAGTGCTGCGTAGGTTTTGTTTTTAGCTCACCGGCAGCTTTCAGGTAGGGCAGGAGCGTCAGGTGAATAACACATGTCTCATTCACGCCTAAATCCCAGCGCAGCTGACGAACAGCTTCAATAAATGGCAACGATTCAATATCGCCCACACAGCCACCTATTTCAGTAATCACGATATCGTACTCACCGGATTCACCAAGCAGCAACATACGGCGCTTAATCTCATCAGTGATATGCGGTACTACCTGCACGGTTTTGCCCAAGTAGGCGCCTTCGCGCTCCTGCGTAATTACATGGTGGTAGATTCGGCCCGTTGTAACATTGTTAGCCTGAGAGGTTGCAACATTCAGGAAGCGCTCGTAATGGCCCAGGTCGAGGTCTGTCTCAGCACCGTCCTCAGTTACGAAGCATTCGCCATGCTCATAGGGGTTTAGCGTGCCTGGGTCGATGTTGATGTAAGGGTCAAATTTTTGGATAGTTACAGAGTAGCCTCTTGCCTGAAGCAGTTTTGCAAGAGATGCGGAAATGATTCCTTTTCCCAATGAAGATGTTACGCCACCTGTAACAAAAATATATTTCGTAGCCATAAGTTAGGTTAAGTCTTATGGACTGCAAAGGTACTGGATTTATTTGATTAACCTGACATTTATGGAACAGATATGCATCATGCGTAGGAATATCTTTCTTAATATTCAAGTATGTTTTGCTGTAAAATGAGGCGTTCAACTATATTATTTGGCCTGCGCTATATTTTAGGAACCGCCAATCTGGCACACCTTTGTGCTTTGGCTTTTTGTTTGCTTTTACCGTAGCTTTATTGGCAACAGCGCTATACTCAAAGCAGTTGTTGCTCATGTATAACCTTACAAAGGATACCTTTAAAAATGACTAAAATAAGATCAACCACTGTTTGTGGTATATTCCACAATGGAGAAGTAGCACTGGGCGCAGACGGGCAGGCAACTATGGACAAGCACATCGCTAAGAGCAATGTTAAGAAGATCCGTAAGTTGCTGGATGGTAAAATTGTAACTGGCTTTGCTGGCTCTACTGCCGATGCTTTCACTTTGCTGGAAAGATTTGAGGAGAAGCTGAATGCCTACCAGAGCAATATGAAGCGTGCGGCCATAGAATTGGCGAAAGACTGGCGCAAAGATCAGTACCTGCGCAAGCTGGAAGCTATGATGGTGGTAGCTAACAAAGAAGAGTTGTTGATCATTTCAGGTACAGGAGATGTACTGGAGCCGGACAACCAGATTGCTGCCATAGGTTCCGGAAGTATGTATGCTCATGCTGCCGCTTTGGCATTAAAGAAGCACGCGCCACACTTATCGGCAGAAGAAATGGTGCGCGAAGCACTCAATATAGCTGCTGATATTTGTATCTATACTAACCACAACCTCATCATCGAAAAACCAGCTAAATAGCGCTGTACAGTAGGGTGAAGAATTGCAGGAAATTTAGCTTCTGTTATTTGAATTTTTCTTCCTGCTTTGTGTTTAGCTTCTGAACTGAAGGTTATATACCGGCTATCATTCCACCTGCATTTGTCTGGTGTTCGAACAGCTGCTGTTTATATGCCGTAAGGTATAAATCAGTAATTATTTAATAACTTGCCGAGCCGAGCTGCCAGGTTGGGCAGCTTTTAGGACAAATTGATCAACTATGCAGGTAACAGATTTTTTAAAGAAACACTACAAACATTTTAATGCGGCTTCGTTGATAGACGCTGCCGAAGGGTATAAGGCACACCTTGAGAATGGTGGTAAAATGCTGATTACGCTGGCTGGTGCTATGTCTACAGCTGAGCTTGGTATCATTCTGGCTGAGATGATCCGCCAGGACAAGGTACATGCTATATCTTGTACAGGTGCCAACCTGGAGGAGGATATCTTTAACCTGGTAGCGCACGATTTCTATGAGCGCGTGCCGCATTACCGCGAACTTTCAGCTGCCGATGAGGAGGCTCTTCTGGAGCGTCACCTGAACCGTGTAACAGATACTTGTATACCGGAAGAGGAAGCAATGCGTCGTCTGGAGCACGTAGTGCTAAAGTATTGGCAAAAAGCTGATCAGGCAGGGGAGTCTTATTTCCCGCATGAGTTCTTCTACCAAATGCTGTTAAGCGGCGACTTAGAGCAGTATTACCAGATCGACCCTAAGAACAGCTGGATGCTGGAGGCTGCCAAGAAAAATCTGCCAATCATATGCCCAGGTTGGGAAGACTCAACACTAGGTAACATCTATGCAGGTCACGTAATCAGCGGCGATATTAAGAATGTGCATACCATGAAGTCAGGCATTGAGTATATGATGTTCCTTGCTGACTATTATACTCAAACTGCCAGTGAAGAATCTACAATTGGTTTCTTCCAGATTGGTGGAGGTATAGCCGGTGACTTTCCTATATGCGTTGTGCCAATGCTGCACCAGGACCTACAGCGTACAGGTGTTCCGCTTTGGGGATATTTCGCGCAGATTTCAGATTCAACTACCAGCTATGGTTCTTATTCTGGTGCTGTGCCTAACGAGAAAATCACATGGGGTAAGCTAGGTAAGGATACTCCTAAATTTGTGATCGAATCGGATGCTACGATCGTGGCACCATTGATCTTTGCGATTGTACTTGATATGTAAGGAATCTTTCTTCCTTGATAATTGAAGCGGCTGCAGTTTATTACTGCAGCCGCTTTTACTTTATGGTTGTTTCATTAGGCTGGTACCATCATTCTTTCCTCTCGGTTCCAGTGGCGATGTTTCTTGATGGCTGCCATAAACATTTCGGCAAACTCATCGGCATCAGCATCATTACCAGCAGTTATTACACCTGTATCATCCTTAACAGATTGCGATGTTTTGTCGGCATAACGCACTCCGACAATGCCAGATTTTTCTAGCAGCCTAATTCCATCACCTGAAGTGGCTATAGTTTTGCAGTGCTTAAAGGCTTCATTTATGAAATGCAGCGCATCGCCTTCTTTCATAAGAATTTCTATACTTGCTTTGCCATCCGGTATGTAGAGTGCGTCATACATGATAGAGGCTGTTGTGATATGGCTTTTATCTACTTTTACCTCTTCACCATTGCTGGCCTTGCGCATCCCCAGAAACTTTGAAACAATTTTAACTTGTGCCCCCGCATCCATTAGCGCCTGCCTTACCTGAACCAACTCGTTACAGTCAAACCCATCCTCTAGCAGTATAGCAACTTGTCTCGTCTTAACGGTTTCGATCTTGTTGCGTTCCATACTAACTGACGGGGATTCTTTAACCGATTTCCCTTTTTTCATCATTTTAGAAGCCTCATTGTCTTTGTAGTTCCCGGTCAACTCTTGTTCAAAGTTTGTCGGCACTTCTACGCCTACTCCCTCGGCTACGCTTTTACCGAACTCTGGTGCTATCTTATGGAATTGGCCTACCATACACTCCCGCACTTCTTTAGACTGTACTTTGCCTAATTCAAAATGAGCGGCGGCTATGATATGCTTTTTCTCTGGTTCCGTCATGGAGTTCCAAAACATCGTGGCCTGGCTATAATGATCATTGAAGCTTGCACTTCGGGCGCGAACTTTATGGCCCTCTACCATCTCCATATGATGTACATACCCATTCATGTTTTCTGGTGCCATCATAGGGCAGCCACCTCCGAGGGAGTTAGGCCAGTAATTTACTTTGCCTTTGTTGATGGTTTGCCGCATAAAACCTGCTCCCTGTTGGTTGTGTACCGGACATACTGGCCTGTTTATTGGCAGTTCACCAAAATTAGAGCTATGGAAACGGTTTAGCTGGGTGTCGATATAGGAGAAGAGGCGACCCTGCAGCAGAGGGTCGTTTGTTACATCTATGCCTGGCACCAGGTTTCCGGGGTGGAAGGCTACTTGTTCTGTTTCTGCAAAGAAATTATCAGGGTTGCGGTTCAGCACCATCTTGCCAATTGGCTGCAGTGGCACCAGCTCTTCCGGAATAATCTTGGTAGGGTCCAGTAAGTCAAAATCAAACTTAAACTCGTCTTCTTCTTCCACAATCTGAACACTTAACTCAAACTCTGGATAATCACCTTTCTCAATGGCATCCCATAGATCTCGTCTTAACCAATCGGAGTCTTTGCCACCTAGCTTCTGTGCCTCATCCCACATCAAGGAATGTGCTCCCAGCAGCGAGCGCCAGTGGAGTTTTACAAAACGTGACTTGCCGGCTTCATTTATAAAACGGAAGGTGTGTACTCCAAAACCATCCATCATCCGGAAGCTTCGTGGTATAGCTCTGTCAGATAACACCCACATCAGCATGTGGTTTGTCTCTGGCATCAGCGAAGCAAAGTCCCAGAAAGTGTCATGTGCGGCTGAGGCTTGTGGTATTTCGTTGTCAGGATCTGGCTTGATGGCATGTACTAAGTCGGGAAATTTGATGGCATCCTGGATAAAGAATACCGGAATATTATTGCCTACTAAGTCGTAGTTGCCCTCTTCAGTATAGAACTTTGTAGCAAATCCTCGTACATCTCGCACTGTGTCCGCAGAACCCCTGGAGCCCACAACAGTAGAAAATCTTACAAACACAGGGGTTTTAGAATTAGGGTCTGTCAGAAATTTTGCCTTGGTATACTCTTTCATGGAGTCATTGTATGGCTGAAAGTAGCCATGTGCCCCTGAGCCTCTGGCATGAACCACACGTTCCGGAATAGACTCATGGTCCAGGTGTGTCATTTTTTCCCTGAAGTGAAAGTCTTCCATAATAGTTGGCCCACGTGAGCCTGCTTTGAGGGAGTCATCGGTGTGGTTAACCCTTACACCTTGATCAGTGGTCATGTACTGGTCCTTCGGGTCTTCCCTAAAAGATGCTAGCTGGTGGTTCTTCGTGTTCTGGTCAACTTTGCGTGAAGGATCGAACTGCTTTTCGTCCTTGTTTTCGTTTTCTTTCATAGTGGGTACTAATTAATAATGTATTACGGTGGTTTAGAGTGGGGAACAGAGACTTGATAGTAATGCACCTGTACCAACACTGTAAGTTTAGAGTAGAATGTGTGTCCTTTTGTGGTTACGTTAGTGACTTGCAAGGAGTTGAAGATTACCTTCTTTACTTTGTATTAAAACAGTATTAAAATAGAAGTATAAGAGGATAAGTCAAAAAATGAAGCTTTGCTGCAGGAGCAGTTTATTAGCTTGTACTTAAGAAAAAGCCAGATAGAAGACCTCAAACTGTTACTATATAATGCATTGCTTAGAATAAGCTACAGCTTTTATTTAGTTGATGAAAGTTGTTTTTGGCAGGTGTACTTTGGATTATAGGCATAATCCTTCAGTCGCTTTTTTTTGAGGTAAATTCCGTTAAAGTCAGAGGGGCTACAGTAAGAGTGCGTCTATAGACAAGCTAGTAGATTAACTCACGCCTCCCAAAGCGAAATTCTTCGTCTTTTAAGTAGTATTCGCCACACTTTTGAAGTATGGTTAGATTATCAAGAGTGATTTCCCAGTTAAAGTTGAACTGGCAAAGGAAGGAGAGGACAGGTCCGAGTATTGGAGGTGTTGTATCGCCGAGAGCAAGAGTAATATGGGGCAGCCACAGGTTTGTATTATAGTATACGCCCATTTCAGTGCTCATTTCAGAAACATCGCTGTGCAGCCGACCATGAAACTGGTTTAGAGGAGGCGTGCGCAATACTGGGATGTAGATGACGGGGTGCTCACCTGGAAAAATGCCTAGTCCTGTGGTGCGTATCTTGAAGTTCTGCGCTTCATAGCAGGTTAACTCCAGGTACTGCTTTAACTCTTCCATGTCAGGAATTTCAGCGGTAAGAAGTGTCAGGTGCGGGTATGGAGTGATTTTAACACCGTTCAATCCGAATTTATCTTCTAAGAGCTGAGTTAGCTCTGACACACGTTCGGAAGTCTGCTTGTCTAAAAGCGAGGTAATCGCGATCATATAGTAAAGCTTTCGGTACCAGTTTCTGCCGATGCAACTTATGCCCCGGCAATTGCATAAATTATCTAAACGGTATATTTGTCAATATTGTTTTACTCAATCAATAGCCAGTTGTTTCTACTGATTGAGTAAGGGTAGAATCTTCTGGAGAAACATTCTGCTGTATATTTGGCTATTCCATCTGGCTTATTGCATGACTATTGCCAAAAGCCTGTGTCTTATTATAGCTCATGTTAATTCTGGTGCTCAATTTAAGAAGATTTATACTTGTATTAAGGTGCACCATTTAAGGATAGCTGTTGTTTTTATCTCACAGGTAAAATTAAGTACCTTTGCCTCTTAAAGTATACCGAGTCGCATGATTTCTATCAACAACCTGAACTTTCATTTTGGCAGCCGTAGCATGTATGATGATGCTAACCTGCACATCAAACCTAAAGATAAAATTGGTCTTATAGGCCTTAATGGTACAGGTAAGTCTACACTGCTGCGCTTGATTGTGGGTGAGTATACACCAGACAGTGGAAGTATACAGATGAGTAAGGAGACAACTATTGGTTTCCTAAATCAGGATCTACTAAGCTACCAGACCCACGAAAGCATACTTTCTGTTGCCATGCAGGCCTTTAGCGAAGCTATAAGCTTGCAGGCTGAGATTGATAAGGTGCTGGTGGAGTTTGAAAATAACTTTCATGATGACCTAGTAGATAAGCTGGCGGCCTTGCAAGAGCGTTTTGAAGCATTGGGTGGCTATACAATGCAAGCCGAAGCAGAGGCGATTCTGGAAGGCTTGGGATTTACTACAGAGGAGCTTCAACAGCCGTTAGCTTCCTTCTCTGGTGGGTGGCGCATGCGTGTGATGCTCGCTAAGATTCTCTTACAGAAACCTTCGCTGCTTCTGCTCGACGAGCCTACCAACCACCTGGACTTACCTTCCATCAAATGGCTGGAGTCCTACCTGGAGCGCTATGAAGGTGCTGTAGTTATTGTATCGCACGACAGGGAGTTTTTAGATCGCACCACTAACA is a genomic window containing:
- a CDS encoding CTP synthase — its product is MATKYIFVTGGVTSSLGKGIISASLAKLLQARGYSVTIQKFDPYINIDPGTLNPYEHGECFVTEDGAETDLDLGHYERFLNVATSQANNVTTGRIYHHVITQEREGAYLGKTVQVVPHITDEIKRRMLLLGESGEYDIVITEIGGCVGDIESLPFIEAVRQLRWDLGVNETCVIHLTLLPYLKAAGELKTKPTQHSVRDLSEAGVQPDILVCRSEHPIPSDLRKKIALFCNVKQNSVIESIDAETIYDVPLLMRKEKLDERVIAKLKLTHKADPNLDTWKEFLGKLKNPTSEVNIALVGKYVELPDAYKSIIESFVHAGSANECKVNIKWFQSENVNDENVATLLQNMDGVLVAPGFGERGFKGKLEAIRFVRENNIPFMGICLGMQCAAVEFARNVLGLEGAASTEMNPETPHPVIDMMEDQKQITQMGGTMRLGAYTCELKRGSKAYSIYGKSKISERHRHRYEFNNKYLQAFEEAGMHATGINPDTGLVEVIELQNHPWFVAAQYHPELKSTVLNPHPLFVKFVKAAINFAKSK
- the hslV gene encoding ATP-dependent protease subunit HslV, yielding MTKIRSTTVCGIFHNGEVALGADGQATMDKHIAKSNVKKIRKLLDGKIVTGFAGSTADAFTLLERFEEKLNAYQSNMKRAAIELAKDWRKDQYLRKLEAMMVVANKEELLIISGTGDVLEPDNQIAAIGSGSMYAHAAALALKKHAPHLSAEEMVREALNIAADICIYTNHNLIIEKPAK
- a CDS encoding deoxyhypusine synthase family protein: MQVTDFLKKHYKHFNAASLIDAAEGYKAHLENGGKMLITLAGAMSTAELGIILAEMIRQDKVHAISCTGANLEEDIFNLVAHDFYERVPHYRELSAADEEALLERHLNRVTDTCIPEEEAMRRLEHVVLKYWQKADQAGESYFPHEFFYQMLLSGDLEQYYQIDPKNSWMLEAAKKNLPIICPGWEDSTLGNIYAGHVISGDIKNVHTMKSGIEYMMFLADYYTQTASEESTIGFFQIGGGIAGDFPICVVPMLHQDLQRTGVPLWGYFAQISDSTTSYGSYSGAVPNEKITWGKLGKDTPKFVIESDATIVAPLIFAIVLDM
- a CDS encoding catalase, with protein sequence MKENENKDEKQFDPSRKVDQNTKNHQLASFREDPKDQYMTTDQGVRVNHTDDSLKAGSRGPTIMEDFHFREKMTHLDHESIPERVVHARGSGAHGYFQPYNDSMKEYTKAKFLTDPNSKTPVFVRFSTVVGSRGSADTVRDVRGFATKFYTEEGNYDLVGNNIPVFFIQDAIKFPDLVHAIKPDPDNEIPQASAAHDTFWDFASLMPETNHMLMWVLSDRAIPRSFRMMDGFGVHTFRFINEAGKSRFVKLHWRSLLGAHSLMWDEAQKLGGKDSDWLRRDLWDAIEKGDYPEFELSVQIVEEEDEFKFDFDLLDPTKIIPEELVPLQPIGKMVLNRNPDNFFAETEQVAFHPGNLVPGIDVTNDPLLQGRLFSYIDTQLNRFHSSNFGELPINRPVCPVHNQQGAGFMRQTINKGKVNYWPNSLGGGCPMMAPENMNGYVHHMEMVEGHKVRARSASFNDHYSQATMFWNSMTEPEKKHIIAAAHFELGKVQSKEVRECMVGQFHKIAPEFGKSVAEGVGVEVPTNFEQELTGNYKDNEASKMMKKGKSVKESPSVSMERNKIETVKTRQVAILLEDGFDCNELVQVRQALMDAGAQVKIVSKFLGMRKASNGEEVKVDKSHITTASIMYDALYIPDGKASIEILMKEGDALHFINEAFKHCKTIATSGDGIRLLEKSGIVGVRYADKTSQSVKDDTGVITAGNDADADEFAEMFMAAIKKHRHWNREERMMVPA
- a CDS encoding 2'-5' RNA ligase family protein produces the protein MIAITSLLDKQTSERVSELTQLLEDKFGLNGVKITPYPHLTLLTAEIPDMEELKQYLELTCYEAQNFKIRTTGLGIFPGEHPVIYIPVLRTPPLNQFHGRLHSDVSEMSTEMGVYYNTNLWLPHITLALGDTTPPILGPVLSFLCQFNFNWEITLDNLTILQKCGEYYLKDEEFRFGRRELIY